A stretch of Streptomyces vietnamensis DNA encodes these proteins:
- a CDS encoding serine hydrolase domain-containing protein: MRRTPSRRLFAATLLVASVLAPMTATPAAAVHAASPAAVGTHGEDDCPPGGFGPELTARLDKAIEDVRKQAGIPGVAVGLWMPGRGSYVRATGVADKVTGEPMSTDGFIRIGSETKTFTVTALLKLVDDHRIRLDDPIARYVHGVPNGHRITLRHLAEMRSGLFPYTSDPGFIHDLLSEPQRFFTPEEALAYGFKHKNTFQPGARFEYSNSNLVLLGLVVEKVSGQPLDRFLRNRVLRPAHLRHTFLPSGPEFPEPHPRGYTNQTLNGAVVDSTDWNPSWAWAAGAMISDQHDLRRWAKILATGELLSPETQAQRLRTLPTGHPGLSYGLGVFDANGWIGHNGSIPGYETVTVYLPERDATLVIMINTDITSQGQEPSTPLARAITAIVTPDHVYDGAVQPR, encoded by the coding sequence ATGCGACGTACCCCCTCCCGACGGCTGTTCGCCGCGACGCTGCTCGTGGCGTCCGTCCTCGCGCCGATGACGGCGACGCCCGCCGCCGCCGTCCACGCCGCGAGCCCCGCCGCCGTCGGCACGCACGGCGAGGACGACTGCCCGCCGGGAGGATTCGGCCCCGAGCTGACCGCCCGGCTCGACAAGGCCATCGAGGACGTCCGCAAGCAGGCCGGCATCCCCGGCGTCGCCGTCGGCCTCTGGATGCCGGGCCGGGGCAGCTACGTCCGCGCGACCGGCGTCGCCGACAAGGTCACCGGCGAGCCGATGTCCACCGACGGCTTCATCCGCATCGGCAGCGAGACCAAGACCTTCACGGTCACCGCGCTCCTGAAGCTCGTCGACGACCACCGGATCCGTCTGGACGACCCCATCGCCCGCTACGTCCACGGAGTGCCGAACGGGCACCGGATCACCCTGCGCCACCTCGCCGAGATGCGCAGCGGCCTCTTCCCGTACACCTCCGACCCCGGCTTCATCCACGACCTGCTCAGCGAGCCGCAGCGCTTCTTCACCCCGGAGGAGGCGCTCGCGTACGGCTTCAAGCACAAGAACACCTTCCAGCCGGGCGCGCGGTTCGAGTACTCGAACTCCAACCTGGTGCTCCTCGGCCTGGTGGTCGAGAAGGTCAGCGGTCAGCCCCTCGACCGGTTCCTCCGCAACCGGGTGCTCCGGCCGGCCCACCTGCGCCACACGTTCCTCCCGAGCGGGCCCGAGTTCCCCGAGCCGCACCCCCGCGGCTACACCAACCAGACGCTCAACGGCGCGGTCGTGGACTCCACCGACTGGAACCCCAGCTGGGCCTGGGCGGCCGGGGCGATGATCTCCGACCAGCACGACCTGCGCCGCTGGGCGAAGATCCTCGCCACCGGTGAGCTGCTCAGCCCCGAGACGCAGGCGCAGCGGCTCAGGACGCTGCCGACGGGCCACCCCGGCCTCAGCTACGGCCTCGGCGTCTTCGACGCCAACGGCTGGATCGGGCACAACGGCTCGATCCCGGGGTACGAGACGGTGACCGTCTACCTGCCCGAGCGGGACGCCACGCTCGTCATCATGATCAACACGGACATCACCAGCCAGGGCCAGGAGCCGTCGACGCCCCTCGCCCGCGCGATCACGGCCATCGTGACCCCGGACCACGTCTACGACGGCGCGGTCCAGCCCCGCTAG
- a CDS encoding ATP-binding protein codes for MGGGDDGDAGPPHQVRRLVLHGTRGVVSRCRDFTAEALADWGWIPADSEEAEERVEDVLLLVSEVVTNACLHAGGPEEFVLRHGDGRLRVEVSDASPEHPRVRVSRSPALPGGHGLMVLDRLAGDWGSRDKGAGAVGKVVWLEVGRPTGRGTGRPE; via the coding sequence GTGGGAGGCGGTGACGACGGCGATGCCGGGCCCCCGCACCAGGTCCGCAGGCTCGTGCTGCACGGGACGCGCGGGGTGGTCTCGCGCTGCCGGGACTTCACGGCCGAGGCGCTGGCCGACTGGGGGTGGATCCCGGCGGACAGCGAGGAGGCGGAGGAGCGGGTCGAGGACGTCCTGCTCCTCGTGTCCGAGGTGGTCACCAACGCCTGCCTGCACGCCGGAGGCCCCGAGGAGTTCGTCCTGCGGCACGGGGACGGGCGGCTGCGCGTGGAGGTGTCCGACGCCAGCCCGGAGCATCCGCGCGTGCGGGTCTCCCGCTCCCCCGCACTGCCCGGCGGGCACGGCCTGATGGTCCTGGACCGGCTGGCCGGCGACTGGGGGAGCCGGGACAAGGGCGCGGGGGCCGTGGGCAAGGTGGTGTGGCTGGAGGTCGGCCGCCCGACCGGAAGGGGGACGGGCCGACCGGAATAG
- a CDS encoding carboxyl transferase domain-containing protein gives MSDPTTAREAIALVTDDFSELPFTEGPLTGDGPIGWPGYSAAHARAADRTGETESVVCGTGTVGGVTAVLVSFEFRFLGGSLGERTGARAAAAHALARERRLPVVVLPATGGSRMHEGMRALLQLQYLARESELTRAAGLPQIAVLRDPTTGGGWATLGAGSDVVLALPGAQVGFAGSRVRPADADPAAYTAEAQLAHGHLDAIVPPGALRETLGRWLSLLVRPAEGPVAPPYALGDPGAPPAASGREAVARARHPDRPRAAAYLDAHFTLREEISGDRCGGVDPGMRCGFGRLPDGRTVAYAAQCGTATRPAGFRTAARLVRLADRLGIPVLTLIDTPGAANDPAAERAGAGTAIADLFAAVASARTPLTSLLIGEGGSGGALALAAPGNTWATPDSYFSVIAPEAATAILKRAPEESATTADQLRLRPRDLVDLGVVRGVVKERPRA, from the coding sequence ATGAGCGACCCGACGACGGCACGCGAGGCGATCGCCCTCGTCACCGACGACTTCAGCGAACTCCCCTTCACCGAAGGCCCTTTGACCGGTGACGGGCCGATCGGCTGGCCCGGGTACTCGGCCGCGCACGCGCGTGCCGCCGACCGCACCGGCGAGACCGAGTCGGTGGTCTGCGGCACGGGCACGGTGGGCGGGGTGACGGCGGTACTGGTCTCCTTCGAGTTCCGGTTCCTCGGCGGGTCCCTCGGGGAACGGACCGGCGCGCGGGCCGCCGCCGCCCACGCCCTGGCCCGGGAACGACGCCTCCCCGTGGTCGTCCTGCCGGCCACCGGCGGCAGCCGGATGCACGAGGGGATGCGCGCCCTCCTCCAACTCCAGTACCTGGCCCGCGAGTCGGAGCTCACCCGGGCCGCCGGACTGCCGCAGATCGCCGTGCTCCGGGATCCGACGACGGGCGGCGGCTGGGCCACGCTCGGCGCCGGCTCCGATGTCGTCCTCGCCCTGCCCGGCGCCCAGGTCGGCTTCGCCGGCTCCCGCGTACGGCCGGCGGACGCGGACCCGGCCGCGTACACCGCGGAGGCGCAGCTCGCCCACGGTCACCTCGACGCGATCGTGCCTCCCGGCGCGCTGCGCGAGACCCTCGGGCGCTGGCTCTCGCTGCTCGTCCGCCCCGCCGAGGGCCCGGTCGCGCCGCCGTACGCGCTCGGCGACCCGGGTGCGCCGCCCGCCGCGAGCGGCCGGGAGGCCGTGGCGCGGGCCAGGCACCCGGACCGGCCCCGGGCCGCCGCGTACCTCGACGCCCACTTCACCTTGCGCGAGGAGATCTCCGGCGACCGCTGCGGGGGCGTCGACCCGGGCATGCGGTGCGGCTTCGGGCGGCTCCCCGACGGCCGTACCGTCGCCTACGCGGCCCAGTGCGGCACCGCGACCCGCCCGGCGGGCTTCCGCACGGCCGCCCGGCTCGTACGCCTGGCCGACCGGCTCGGGATCCCGGTGCTCACGCTGATCGACACCCCCGGCGCGGCGAACGACCCGGCGGCGGAACGCGCGGGCGCGGGGACCGCGATCGCCGACCTGTTCGCCGCCGTCGCCTCCGCCCGCACCCCGCTCACCTCACTGCTCATCGGCGAGGGGGGTTCGGGCGGCGCCCTCGCCCTCGCCGCCCCGGGCAACACCTGGGCCACGCCGGACAGTTACTTCTCCGTCATCGCGCCCGAGGCCGCCACCGCCATCCTCAAGCGAGCCCCCGAGGAGTCGGCGACCACCGCCGACCAGCTGCGCCTGCGCCCCCGGGACCTGGTGGACCTGGGCGTCGTCCGGGGCGTCGTGAAGGAGCGTCCCAGGGCCTGA
- a CDS encoding radical SAM protein has product MEIPDHPLEVLWDITYACPLRCTHCYSESGRRPARRLSGADMLRAADAILALGAEGVCLAGGEPLLVPELFAVAERFTAAGVPVSLFTSGWTLDRASAEAAVGAFSAVSVSLDGATAEVHDRIRGRRGSFDRAVAALGLLTEGGGATVGVDYVVMRSNAPQVEEFLTTVAPRFPGLGQVSFGAVVPEGLASRAGFAEHELLSEEQVRLLGSAEYGRRLQELAPPGVRVTTTDNLALQMRPDLIGAGVCLPVLQIEPDGAVRAMAAYEGTVGNVLTDPPAELWRRAVARWHDPFVRETLAPVRTMREWAEATRAIDLRFGTEADRQRIARRPAFVPRG; this is encoded by the coding sequence GTGGAGATCCCCGACCACCCGCTGGAAGTCCTGTGGGACATCACGTACGCCTGTCCCCTGCGGTGCACGCACTGCTACTCGGAGTCCGGGCGGCGCCCGGCGCGCCGGCTCTCCGGTGCGGACATGCTGCGGGCCGCCGACGCGATCCTGGCCCTCGGGGCGGAGGGCGTCTGTCTGGCCGGGGGCGAACCGCTGCTCGTGCCGGAGCTGTTCGCGGTGGCGGAGCGGTTCACGGCCGCCGGGGTGCCGGTGTCGCTGTTCACCAGCGGCTGGACGCTCGACCGGGCGTCGGCCGAGGCGGCCGTCGGCGCCTTCTCGGCGGTGAGCGTGAGTCTCGACGGGGCCACGGCGGAGGTCCACGACCGGATCCGCGGCCGGCGCGGCTCCTTCGACCGGGCGGTGGCCGCCCTCGGGCTGCTGACCGAGGGCGGCGGCGCCACCGTCGGCGTCGACTACGTGGTCATGCGGAGCAACGCCCCTCAGGTCGAGGAGTTCCTGACGACCGTCGCACCCCGGTTCCCGGGCCTCGGGCAGGTGTCGTTCGGGGCGGTCGTCCCGGAGGGGCTCGCCAGCCGGGCGGGTTTCGCGGAGCACGAGCTGCTGTCCGAGGAGCAGGTGCGGCTCCTGGGCAGTGCGGAGTACGGGCGGCGGCTCCAGGAGCTCGCGCCGCCGGGCGTCCGGGTGACCACCACCGACAACCTGGCCCTGCAGATGCGTCCGGACCTGATCGGGGCGGGCGTGTGCCTGCCCGTGCTCCAGATCGAACCGGACGGCGCGGTGCGGGCGATGGCCGCCTACGAGGGGACCGTCGGGAACGTGCTGACGGATCCCCCGGCGGAGCTGTGGCGGCGGGCCGTCGCCCGCTGGCACGACCCGTTCGTACGGGAGACCCTGGCGCCGGTGCGGACCATGCGGGAGTGGGCGGAGGCCACCCGGGCGATCGACCTCCGCTTCGGCACGGAGGCCGACCGGCAGCGGATCGCCCGCCGCCCGGCCTTCGTCCCGCGCGGCTGA
- a CDS encoding cytochrome P450 produces the protein MECPYAGSVRLPVIGAEMLRDHAALTRLRESGTVEVSLGGREDGLMVTRYEVAAAVLVEPALRGEHPLAVSMRTGADEEACDEEQLFFLPTEEHLRLRRTVSRRLTHRRVAGLVPRVQREADLLLAAVPPGEAVDLVRVFSRPFPVAVLCELLGIPREERGYVRDYLYGWVAEYGGASTVTESAGHALSRYLKELIGERAEEPGDDLISAMLRQGGEDAGLLREDALAAVRFVLVAGHRPVTRLITDGLELLLRQREHWERLRAEPGRLDATVEELLRHVTPTTLASRYAETPTEVDGAALADGGGVHCALAAVNRDPERFEDPDRFDPDRTPNAHLAFGLGHKHCLGSALARAELRVAFGTLLARFPRLALADPAPGAEEEPERRRLWVVLDPDGDHDPVPH, from the coding sequence GTCAGCCTCGGCGGCCGCGAGGACGGTCTGATGGTCACCCGGTACGAGGTGGCCGCCGCCGTCCTGGTCGAGCCGGCCCTGCGCGGCGAGCACCCGCTGGCCGTGTCCATGCGCACCGGCGCGGACGAAGAGGCCTGCGACGAGGAGCAGTTGTTCTTCCTGCCGACCGAGGAGCACCTCAGGCTGCGCCGCACGGTCTCCCGCCGGCTCACCCACCGCCGGGTCGCCGGGCTGGTCCCGCGCGTCCAGCGGGAGGCCGATCTGCTGCTCGCGGCCGTGCCGCCGGGCGAGGCCGTCGATCTGGTGCGGGTGTTCTCCCGGCCGTTCCCGGTCGCGGTGCTCTGCGAACTCCTGGGCATCCCCCGGGAGGAGCGGGGGTACGTCCGCGACTACCTGTACGGCTGGGTCGCGGAGTACGGCGGGGCGAGCACCGTCACGGAGAGCGCGGGCCACGCGCTGTCCCGGTATCTGAAGGAGCTGATCGGGGAGCGGGCGGAGGAGCCCGGGGACGACCTGATCAGCGCGATGCTCCGGCAGGGCGGCGAGGACGCCGGGCTGCTTCGGGAGGACGCCCTCGCCGCCGTCCGGTTCGTCCTCGTCGCGGGCCACCGCCCGGTGACCCGGCTGATCACCGACGGTCTGGAGCTGCTGCTCCGGCAGCGGGAGCACTGGGAGCGGCTGCGGGCCGAGCCCGGCCGGCTCGACGCCACCGTGGAGGAGCTGCTGCGCCACGTCACCCCGACGACGCTCGCGTCCCGGTACGCGGAGACGCCGACCGAGGTGGACGGCGCGGCGCTGGCCGACGGCGGCGGGGTGCACTGCGCGCTCGCGGCCGTCAACCGGGATCCGGAGCGCTTCGAGGACCCGGACCGCTTCGACCCGGACCGGACGCCCAACGCCCACCTGGCCTTCGGGCTCGGGCACAAGCACTGCCTGGGCTCGGCGCTCGCCCGCGCCGAGCTCCGGGTCGCCTTCGGCACCCTGCTCGCCCGCTTCCCGCGCCTCGCCCTCGCCGATCCGGCCCCGGGCGCCGAGGAGGAGCCGGAGCGGCGACGCCTCTGGGTGGTCCTCGACCCGGACGGCGACCACGACCCCGTACCGCACTGA